The following coding sequences lie in one Arachis stenosperma cultivar V10309 chromosome 5, arast.V10309.gnm1.PFL2, whole genome shotgun sequence genomic window:
- the LOC130981903 gene encoding monosaccharide-sensing protein 3-like, whose product MMQVVIIAVAATVGNLLIGWDSSTIAGGMTYIKQEFNLESDPTLEGLIVSMSFISGTIMTIFAGTVSDLLGRRPMLIVSSIMFFLSGLVILWAPNVTVILLSRILDGVAISLAVTLTPLYISEVAPADIRGQLNTVTQFSCSAGMFLAYILVFLMSLLSSPSWRTMLGVISIPSVGYFLLAMFFLPESPRWLVSKGRVPEAEKVLRRLRGVEDVSGELALLAEGLSPGGEATSLEEYIVAPASEALVHQEAGKDYIKLYGPNEGVSLVAHPVNGQGSLISRSMLSQQGSFVSQAAGSLKDPIVNLFGSLHENTLPEGGGSRSMLIHNANSIFGDSSPFGTGDNLHAPLMSFQGDAGERSKDNLGFRSTSSLRSSFAHGNAVETPRNTNIGGGWQLVYKPADDGKGVQRVYLHADPAAPSQEQHVSFVSASGYDMPVDVETYQASALVSQSVLGTHDMLSMPEVAKKGPNWRSLLEPGVKRALIVGIGLQILQQAAGINGFLYYAPQILEQAGVGALLSNLGISSTSSSLLVNVITTFCMLPCIGLSIKLMDIAGRRSIMLYTIPVLIVCLVILVVRESFQMGSVLNAAITAVSVVVYESCFCMGFGVIPNIICAEIFPTSVRGICISMTSLTYWVCTLIVTSTFPYLLQILGLTGVFGLFVAGCIISWIFVYLKVPETKGMPLEVIIEFFAIGAKPGTDPATIGTKG is encoded by the exons ATGATGCAGGTTGTGATCATTGCAGTTGCTGCAACAGTTGGGAATCTACTGATTGGATGGGATAGTTCAACCATTGCAG GGGGCATGACCTACATCAAGCAAGAGTTCAACTTGGAATCTGATCCCACACTTGAAGGGCTAATAGTATCTATGTCCTTCATAAGTGGCACCATCATGACCATATTTGCTGGCACGGTCTCTGATTTGCTTGGCAGACGCCCTATGCTGATAGTTTCATCCATTATGTTCTTCCTCAGTGGTTTggtgattctctgggctcctAATGTTACTGTTATTCTGCTCTCAAGGATTTTAGATGGGGTTGCTATTTCGCTTGCCGTGACTCTTACTCCTCTTTACATATCGGAGGTAGCCCCGGCCGATATCAGAGGCCAATTGAACACCGTCACACAGTTTTCGTGTTCAGCTGGAATGTTTCTGGCTTACATCTTGGTTTTCTTGATGTCCCTGCTGTCTTCTCCTAGTTGGAGAACCATGCTTGGGGTTATATCTATTCCTTCTGTTGGCTATTTCTTGCTTGCCATGTTTTTCCTACCTGAGTCCCCTAGATGGCTTGTTAGCAAAGGTCGAGTCCCCGAGGCTGAAAAAGTTCTGCGAAGACTTCGCGGGGTTGAAGACGTTTCAG GGGAGTTGGCTCTGCTCGCGGAGGGTCTTAGTCCTGGTGGCGAAGCCACTTCATTGGAAGAGTACATAGTTGCCCCAGCCAGTGAGGCTCTTGTTCACCAGGAAGCAGGGAAAGATTATATAAAGCTATATGGACCAAATGAGGGAGTGTCATTGGTTGCTCACCCAGTGAATGGACAGGGTAGCTTGATATCGCGCAGTATGTTGTCGCAGCAAGGAAGCTTTGTGTCTCAGGCTGCTGGCAGTCTTAAAGATCCTATTGTCAATCTCTTTGGGAGTTTGCATGAGAACACTCTCCCTGAGGGTGGAGGTTCGCGCAGCATGCTAATCCATAATGCAAACAGCATCTTTGGAGATTCCAGCCCCTTTGGTACCGGCGACAATCTGCATGCTCCACTAATGTCATTTCAAGGTGATGCTGGGGAGAGATCAAAGGACAACTTGGGTTTCAGGAGCACTAGCAGCCTGAGAAGCAGTTTCGCTCATGGGAATGCTGTGGAGACACCTAGAAATACAAACATCGGTGGAGGTTGGCAATTGGTTTATAAACCAGctgatgatggaaaaggagtgCAAAGGGTTTATTTGCATGCAGATCCTGCTGCACCGTCTCAAGAACAGCATGTTTCATTTGTTTCAGCTTCTGGGTATGACATGCCTGTAGATGTCGAAACTTATCAGGCTTCTGCTCTAGTCAGCCAGTCTGTTCTAGGTACTCATGATATGTTGAGTATGCCAGAAGTGGCTAAAAAAGGTCCAAACTGGAGAAGTCTGCTAGAACCAGGTGTCAAGCGAGCATTGATTGTCGGAATAGGGCTTCAAATTCTTCAACAG GCTGCTGGTATAAATGGATTTCTATACTATGCTCCCCAAATTCTTGAACAAGCTGGGGTAGGAGCTCTTCTATCGAATTTGGGCATCAGTTCTACATCTTCTTCATTACTTGTAAATGTCATTACCACATTCTGTATGCTGCCTTGTATAGGTCTTTCCATCAAGCTCATGGATATTGCTGGCCGGAG GTCAATAATGTTGTACACAATCCCTGTTCTGATAGTTTGTCTCGTGATACTAGTAGTCCGGGAATCGTTTCAGATGGGTTCTGTCCTCAATGCAGCAATCACTGCTGTTAGTGTTGTGGTCTATGAAAGCTGCTTCTGCATGGGCTTTGGTGTTATTCCCAACATAATATGCGCCGAAATCTTCCCAACCAGTGTTCGCGGAATCTGCATTTCTATGACTTCACTCACATACTGGGTTTGTACCTTGATTGTCACTTCTACATTTCCCTATTTGCTCCAAATCCTCGGCCTCACAGGCGTCTTCGGGTTATTCGTTGCCGGCTGCATCATTTCATGGATATTTGTATACTTGAAAGTTCCTGAAACAAAGGGCATGCCTTTGGAAGTCATTATTGAGTTCTTTGCAATTGGTGCAAAGCCTGGTACTGATCCTGCTACAATTGGAACCAAAGGTTGA